The DNA window CCCGGTTGGCGAAGTAGTTCGTGGTCGTGCCCGTGGGCACGCCCGCCTCCGCGTCGACCGCGCGCAGCGTCAGGCCTCGCGAGCCCTCGCGCGCGAGCACTTCGATGGCTGCGTCGAGCAGCGCGGCACGGCGCTGCGGGTTCTGGCGCATGGGCAGGTCCCTGGTCGGGGGCGGCACGTCATGTGAGCACTGCACGCACAGTGCTTCGCACAAGGTATCGGATGGACCGGTCCGGGCCCTCCCCACCGCCCCCTCCCCCGTGCCAGGCTGGCCCGTCATGGAGCGGATCATCGAGGAGATACGCGAGGACCTGGGCCGCCGCCTGGCCGTGGCCGCGGACCGGCTCGCCGACCGGACGCTGGCCGAGGACCCCGCGTACGCCGCCCTGCTCGGCCGGGCCGAGCTGCGCGAGCGGATCCACCACAACTTCCGCCAAGCCGTCGAGGGCCTGGTCCGCAGCTCCCGCGGCCTGCCGGTGGAGCTCGCCGACGCCCGGGCCACCGGCACGCTGCGGGCCGAACAGGGGCTGCCGCTGGCCTCGTTGCTGCGCGCCTACCGCAGCGGCGGCCGGCTGCTGTGGGCGGCTCTCACCGAGGCCGTGGCCGCGCACGACCGCTCGGCGCTGCCCCGCCTGCTGCCGGGCGTGAGCGCGCTGTGGGACGTCCTGGACCAGATGACGGACGCCGTGTCCGAGTCCTACCGGCGTACGGAGGCCGCCCGCTCGGACCGCGACCGGGAGCGCCGCGCGGCCCTGCTGGACGTGCTGCTGGACGGCCCGCCGGCCCCCGGCGGTCCCACGGCCTCCGATGCGGCGGCGCAGCTGGGGCTGTCCGAACGCGGCCGGTTCGCCGTGTTCGTGGTGGCCGCCGACGGCTCCCCTGGCGCGGCGGCGGCCGCGGACAAACCCGCCGCCGCGGCGCCCCGCGTGCTGTGGCGGATCCGAGCCGGCGGCGAGACCGGCCTGGTGGAGCTGGGCCACCATCCGCTGGAAACCGTACGGGAGATGCTCGCGCCGCTCGGGGTCCGCGCCGGGGTCAGCCCGGTCGTGGAGGCGCCCGCCGAGCTGGCCCGGGCCCACCGGCTGGCGGCCCTGGCGCTGCGCACCGCCCCCGAGTCGGCCGGCCCCCGCACCGCCCTGCTGGACGAGGGTCTGCCGGCGGCGCTGGTCGCCGCCCAGGCCGAACTCGCCGGCCGGCTCCGGACGGTGGTGCTGGGTCCGGTGCTGGCGCTGCCGGCGGAGGACCGCGGGCTGCTGCTGACCACGCTGGGCACGTGGCTGGCCTGCCAGGGCTCGACGACGTACGCCGCGCAGCGGCTGTACTGCCACCGCAACACCGTCTCGAACCGGCTGCGCCGCCTCGAGCAGCTGACCGGCCGCTCCCTGGCGGACCCGCGGCACGTGGTGGAACTGGCGCTGGCCCACGCGGCGGTGGCGCAGCGGGCCGCTTCCGCTACGGCGCGGGCGGGGTCTTCGCCGACTCCAGCAGGTACGGCACGTCGATCACCGCGACCCCCGGGGTGAACAGCAGCCGGGCCTTCAGCCGCAGGGCGTTCTGATTGTGCAGGGGCTGCTCCCACCAGTGGCCGACCACGTACTCCGGGATCACCACGGAGAGCACGTCCGTGAGGTTGTCGGCCGCCAGCTCCTCGACGTGGGCGAGGACCGGGCCCACCACCTCGCGGTACGGGGAGTGCAGGATCTTCAGCGGGAGGCCCGGGGCGTGTTCGCCCCACTCCTCGCGCAGCCGGGCCGCTTCCGCCTCGTCCGCGGCGACGGTGACCGCGGTCAGGGTGTCGGGGCGCAGGGCCTGCGCGTAGCCGAGGGCCTTCAGGGTGGGGGCGTGCACCGAGGCGACCAGGACCAGGACGTGGTGGCGGGCCGGCTTGCGCGGTTTCGTGCCGGGGGCGACGGCGACCTGCCGGGCGACCTGGTCGTAGTGGCGGCGCACGCCCTTCATGCCGAGGAACAGCAGCGGCATGGCGATGACGACGAGCCAGGCGCCGTGCGTGAACTTGGTGATCAGGACGATGACCAGGACCAGGGCGGTCAGACAGGCGCCGACCGCGTTGATGGCGAGCCGGCGGTGGATGTGCACCCGCTCCTCCCGCGGGGTGGCGGGTGAGGCGAGCTGCCTCCTCCAGTGCCGGACCATGCCCGCCTGGGAGAGGGTGAAGGAGACGAAGACGCCGATGATGTAGAGCTGGATGAGCCGGGTCAGTTCTGCGTCGAACGCGACGATCAGGGCGATGGCGGCGAGCGCGAGCAGCACGACGCCGTTGGAGTAGACGAGCCGGTCGCCGCGGTTGAAGAGCTGGCGGGGCGCGTACCGGTCCTTGGCCAGGATCGAT is part of the Streptomyces subrutilus genome and encodes:
- a CDS encoding helix-turn-helix domain-containing protein, yielding MERIIEEIREDLGRRLAVAADRLADRTLAEDPAYAALLGRAELRERIHHNFRQAVEGLVRSSRGLPVELADARATGTLRAEQGLPLASLLRAYRSGGRLLWAALTEAVAAHDRSALPRLLPGVSALWDVLDQMTDAVSESYRRTEAARSDRDRERRAALLDVLLDGPPAPGGPTASDAAAQLGLSERGRFAVFVVAADGSPGAAAAADKPAAAAPRVLWRIRAGGETGLVELGHHPLETVREMLAPLGVRAGVSPVVEAPAELARAHRLAALALRTAPESAGPRTALLDEGLPAALVAAQAELAGRLRTVVLGPVLALPAEDRGLLLTTLGTWLACQGSTTYAAQRLYCHRNTVSNRLRRLEQLTGRSLADPRHVVELALAHAAVAQRAASATARAGSSPTPAGTARRSPRPPG